A stretch of the Parachlamydia acanthamoebae genome encodes the following:
- the tuf gene encoding elongation factor Tu: MAAKESFKRSKPHVNIGTIGHVDHGKTTLTAAITKVLAEKGGAIFRSYDSIDKTPEERARGITINSTHVEYETENRHYAHVDCPGHADYVKNMITGAAQMDGAILVVAATDGAMPQTREHILLAHQMQVPAIVVFLNKVDMLSEGDEELLDLVEMEIHELLEAKGYKDAPVIRGSGLRALEGDPKYVEAIHKLMDTVDAFIPEPAREIDKAFLMPIEDVFSISGRGTVATGRVERGMVKLGDKLQLVGLGDTRDVVVTGLEMFNKTLDEARAGENVGILLRGVDKNQIQRGMVLAAPGACTPHTKFKGPVYIQTKEEGGRHKPFFTGYRPQLYIRTTDVTGTVELPKDVEMVMPGDNVEMIIELIQPVAVEKGMRFAIREGGRTIGAGTVSEIIK; the protein is encoded by the coding sequence ATGGCAGCAAAAGAATCCTTTAAACGTAGCAAGCCGCACGTCAATATCGGGACAATTGGCCACGTTGACCACGGTAAAACAACGCTAACAGCCGCAATCACCAAAGTATTAGCTGAAAAAGGTGGAGCGATTTTTAGAAGTTACGACTCAATTGACAAAACGCCTGAAGAAAGAGCTCGTGGTATTACAATTAACTCAACTCACGTTGAGTACGAAACAGAAAACCGTCACTATGCGCACGTAGACTGCCCAGGACACGCCGACTATGTTAAAAACATGATTACGGGCGCAGCTCAAATGGATGGTGCAATTCTCGTTGTGGCAGCGACAGACGGTGCGATGCCTCAAACTCGCGAACACATTCTTTTGGCGCACCAGATGCAGGTTCCTGCGATTGTTGTGTTCCTTAACAAAGTGGATATGCTTAGTGAAGGTGATGAAGAGCTTTTAGATCTCGTTGAAATGGAGATTCATGAGCTTCTCGAAGCAAAAGGTTATAAAGATGCTCCAGTTATTCGTGGTTCCGGACTAAGAGCGCTTGAAGGCGATCCTAAGTATGTGGAAGCGATCCATAAATTAATGGATACTGTAGATGCGTTTATTCCAGAGCCTGCTCGCGAAATCGACAAAGCGTTCTTAATGCCTATCGAAGACGTGTTCTCTATTTCTGGTCGTGGAACAGTGGCGACAGGTCGTGTTGAGCGTGGGATGGTTAAGTTGGGCGATAAGCTTCAGCTCGTTGGTCTCGGCGATACGCGTGATGTTGTTGTAACAGGCTTGGAAATGTTTAACAAGACTCTTGATGAAGCTAGAGCTGGTGAAAACGTGGGTATCTTGCTTCGTGGTGTTGATAAAAACCAAATCCAGCGTGGTATGGTTCTTGCTGCTCCAGGTGCTTGCACGCCGCACACTAAGTTTAAAGGGCCTGTTTATATCCAAACTAAGGAAGAGGGTGGACGTCATAAGCCATTCTTTACAGGATATCGTCCTCAGCTTTACATTCGCACAACGGACGTAACAGGAACTGTTGAGCTTCCTAAAGACGTTGAAATGGTGATGCCTGGCGATAACGTTGAGATGATTATCGAGTTGATTCAGCCTGTTGCAGTTGAGAAAGGGATGCGTTTTGCGATTCGTGAAGGTGGCCGAACAATCGGTGCTGGAACAGTTTCCGAAATCATTAAATAA
- the rplJ gene encoding 50S ribosomal protein L10: MRKEKQLLLDEIKGQIENFDSFVIINYMGLTANAAADFRRRVSTLGGNLEMVKKRVLVQAADCVGIKLDLEALPGHIGIVFAGQDPIETAKVVFKFKDENKTINVMGGRFDGRMYNSEDVEKLSKLPSMDEMRAQLLSVFEAPLSQTLSVMEAIVTSVVYCLDNKCKQENDENNSLTEA, translated from the coding sequence ATGAGAAAAGAAAAGCAACTTCTTTTGGATGAAATCAAAGGGCAAATCGAAAATTTTGATTCCTTTGTGATCATCAATTACATGGGATTAACTGCAAACGCAGCTGCCGATTTCCGTCGCAGGGTATCAACACTTGGCGGAAACCTGGAAATGGTAAAAAAGCGTGTTTTAGTACAGGCTGCCGACTGCGTAGGAATCAAATTAGATCTTGAAGCTCTTCCAGGTCACATTGGAATTGTCTTCGCAGGTCAAGATCCCATCGAAACCGCAAAAGTTGTCTTCAAATTCAAAGACGAAAACAAAACCATTAATGTAATGGGTGGTCGTTTTGATGGAAGAATGTACAACAGCGAAGATGTTGAGAAATTATCCAAATTGCCATCTATGGATGAGATGAGAGCACAGTTACTGAGTGTCTTCGAAGCACCACTGTCGCAAACCTTATCGGTGATGGAAGCCATCGTAACAAGCGTTGTGTATTGCTTAGACAACAAATGCAAGCAAGAAAACGACGAGAACAATTCATTAACAGAAGCTTAG
- the rplA gene encoding 50S ribosomal protein L1, which translates to MGRPSKRIREIANTFDVRKTYSVTEAIEMLKKCPTVKFDQSVDISLKLGVDPRKSDQSVRGTVSLPNGTGKLMKILVFVKGDKVKEALAAGADFAGNEELFEKVNGGWTDFNAVIATPDMMRDVGKLGKVLGPRGLMPTPKAGTVTNDIVKAINELKAGKIEFKIDRHGVVNCMVGKLSFALDKLEENIQSFLSAVQKAKPAAAKGEFLASMVISSTMGPGFKIDLRKAVGSS; encoded by the coding sequence ATGGGTCGTCCAAGTAAAAGAATTCGGGAGATTGCAAATACATTTGATGTTCGCAAGACATACAGTGTTACAGAAGCAATCGAGATGTTAAAGAAATGCCCAACGGTTAAATTTGATCAGTCCGTTGACATCTCTTTAAAACTAGGCGTTGACCCTCGCAAATCAGACCAAAGCGTTCGCGGAACTGTGTCACTACCGAATGGCACAGGTAAATTAATGAAAATACTTGTTTTTGTTAAGGGCGATAAGGTTAAAGAAGCCTTAGCTGCTGGTGCTGACTTCGCGGGTAACGAAGAACTTTTTGAAAAAGTTAACGGGGGCTGGACTGATTTTAATGCAGTGATTGCAACCCCAGATATGATGAGAGATGTAGGTAAATTAGGTAAAGTTCTCGGGCCCCGAGGCTTAATGCCTACTCCTAAAGCCGGAACTGTCACAAACGACATTGTTAAGGCGATTAATGAACTCAAAGCCGGTAAAATTGAGTTTAAAATCGACCGTCATGGTGTTGTGAACTGCATGGTAGGGAAGCTTTCATTTGCACTCGATAAGCTAGAAGAGAATATTCAAAGCTTTCTCAGTGCAGTGCAAAAAGCTAAACCAGCGGCAGCTAAAGGGGAATTCCTAGCGTCCATGGTCATTTCTTCCACGATGGGACCTGGATTTAAAATCGATCTACGTAAAGCCGTTGGTTCATCATAA
- a CDS encoding alcohol dehydrogenase yields the protein MAKMRAIQVSRPNGPFEFVERDIPEPGEREVRIKVQACGICHSDSFTKEGTFPGVTYPRIPGHEVAGIIDALGSKVKNWKVGERIGIGWYGGHCGYCESCRRGDFVTCSQLSISGVTYDGGYADYMIASVDALALIPEELSPVEAGPLMCAGITTFNALKNSGARAGERVAILGVGGLGHLAVQFSAKMGFHTIAIARGKDKEALAKRLGAHDYIDSLEKNPAKELVSFGGARVILSTITDAKAIESTLPGLSTNGKFIIVGIPHSPISITAGALISGRRSIAGWPSGTSIDSQDTMSFSALTGVRSMNEIYPFEKVEEAYEKMMSGKARFRVVLTTGH from the coding sequence ATGGCAAAAATGCGCGCAATTCAAGTCAGTCGTCCAAATGGTCCTTTTGAGTTTGTTGAGCGAGATATTCCAGAACCGGGTGAAAGAGAGGTTCGCATTAAAGTCCAGGCATGTGGGATTTGTCATAGCGATTCTTTCACTAAAGAAGGCACATTTCCAGGTGTGACTTATCCACGTATTCCCGGTCATGAAGTTGCTGGTATTATTGATGCTCTTGGTTCGAAAGTTAAAAATTGGAAGGTGGGTGAACGTATAGGGATTGGATGGTATGGAGGGCATTGTGGTTACTGTGAGTCTTGTAGAAGAGGCGATTTTGTTACGTGCAGTCAGCTTTCTATATCTGGTGTGACTTATGATGGGGGATATGCAGATTATATGATTGCTTCTGTGGATGCTTTGGCCTTAATCCCGGAGGAACTTTCACCTGTAGAGGCTGGTCCTTTAATGTGTGCTGGGATTACTACCTTTAATGCATTAAAGAACAGTGGAGCGCGTGCAGGAGAGCGTGTTGCTATTCTTGGTGTTGGTGGTCTAGGGCATTTAGCGGTTCAATTTTCGGCTAAAATGGGATTTCATACTATCGCGATAGCGCGAGGAAAAGACAAAGAGGCTTTAGCCAAAAGATTAGGGGCACATGATTATATTGATAGTTTAGAAAAAAATCCCGCTAAGGAGCTTGTGAGTTTTGGGGGAGCGAGGGTAATCTTATCGACGATAACCGATGCTAAGGCAATCGAATCAACTCTTCCAGGACTCAGCACTAATGGAAAATTCATCATCGTAGGAATCCCTCATAGTCCTATTTCAATAACTGCTGGAGCGCTTATTTCCGGAAGACGTTCTATCGCAGGATGGCCCTCAGGTACTTCGATAGATTCTCAAGATACAATGTCATTCAGTGCTCTAACGGGAGTGCGCTCCATGAATGAGATCTATCCCTTTGAGAAGGTAGAAGAAGCCTACGAAAAAATGATGAGCGGAAAAGCTCGTTTCCGAGTAGTCTTAACAACCGGACATTAA
- a CDS encoding DUF1653 domain-containing protein encodes MNETLPCFSALAQTIAVGNVYVHYNKGLRYKILGIARHSESLEELVVYQALYGENAIWVRPLGMFLENVVINGHSRPRFKLDS; translated from the coding sequence ATGAACGAAACCTTGCCCTGTTTTTCAGCTTTAGCCCAGACCATTGCAGTGGGAAATGTTTATGTGCATTACAACAAGGGGTTACGATATAAAATTCTTGGAATCGCCCGCCACAGCGAATCACTTGAAGAACTAGTCGTTTATCAGGCTTTGTATGGGGAAAATGCCATTTGGGTTCGTCCTCTTGGAATGTTTCTAGAGAATGTTGTCATAAATGGACATTCTCGCCCTCGATTCAAATTAGACAGCTAA
- the secE gene encoding preprotein translocase subunit SecE, translating to MEVKKTQHVSEASPKEIPVSSKKTLSFLDDIKAEFQKITWTSQEELLAYAKIVVGATFVFGIGIYMMDVLIQSFLAGLGNVVHLIAG from the coding sequence ATGGAAGTCAAAAAAACGCAACATGTGTCTGAGGCCTCTCCGAAAGAAATTCCTGTCAGCAGTAAAAAAACTCTCAGTTTTTTAGATGACATAAAAGCGGAATTTCAAAAAATTACCTGGACGAGTCAAGAAGAACTTCTCGCGTACGCAAAAATCGTAGTTGGGGCAACCTTTGTTTTTGGGATCGGAATTTATATGATGGATGTACTCATCCAAAGTTTTCTCGCGGGTTTGGGAAATGTTGTGCATTTAATTGCAGGGTAA
- a CDS encoding pyruvate dehydrogenase complex E1 component subunit beta has translation MNTPNTQVIEMREALRQALDEEMARDPNVFIMGEEVAEYNGAYKVTKGLLDKWGSKRVIDTPISELGFAGLGIGAAMTGLRPVVEFMSFNFSFVAADQLISNAAKMYYMSGNRFSVPIVFRGPNGAAAQVSSQHSHCVEALYGNLPGFIVIAPSNAYDAKGLLKSAIRCNNPVIFLESELDYGDKMEVPIEEYLIPIGKARIDIPGKDLTIVSHSHTVKICREAVRELAKKGIRAELIDLRTIKPLDIGLIAESVKRTNHCVLVEEGHIFAGIAAEVGFQIMEHCFDYLDAPIERVCQRETPMPYSKVLEKATLPSVERVLAASYKVMNL, from the coding sequence ATGAATACCCCGAATACTCAAGTAATTGAAATGAGAGAGGCTTTAAGGCAAGCTCTTGATGAAGAAATGGCGCGAGATCCAAATGTCTTTATTATGGGTGAAGAAGTCGCCGAGTATAATGGAGCTTATAAGGTCACAAAAGGTCTTTTGGATAAATGGGGAAGTAAGCGAGTGATTGATACACCCATCTCCGAACTAGGATTTGCAGGCCTTGGCATTGGAGCAGCCATGACTGGATTACGTCCCGTTGTTGAATTCATGAGCTTTAATTTTTCATTTGTGGCCGCTGATCAATTGATTTCGAATGCCGCAAAAATGTATTACATGTCCGGAAATCGTTTTTCGGTCCCGATTGTTTTCAGAGGGCCTAATGGGGCTGCTGCACAAGTTTCTTCTCAGCATTCACATTGTGTTGAAGCGCTCTACGGAAATTTACCTGGTTTCATCGTGATTGCGCCCAGTAATGCTTATGACGCAAAGGGGCTTCTTAAATCTGCCATTCGGTGCAATAATCCTGTCATATTTTTAGAAAGTGAACTGGATTATGGAGATAAAATGGAAGTTCCCATTGAGGAATATCTAATTCCGATTGGGAAAGCACGCATTGACATTCCTGGAAAAGATCTGACTATTGTTTCGCACAGCCATACGGTGAAGATATGTCGCGAAGCTGTGCGAGAATTAGCCAAAAAAGGAATTCGTGCAGAATTAATCGATTTAAGAACAATTAAGCCGCTAGATATTGGATTGATTGCGGAATCAGTAAAACGAACCAATCATTGCGTGTTGGTTGAAGAGGGCCACATTTTTGCTGGAATTGCAGCAGAAGTTGGATTTCAGATCATGGAGCATTGTTTCGACTATCTCGATGCTCCCATTGAAAGAGTTTGCCAACGAGAAACTCCCATGCCTTATTCGAAAGTCTTGGAAAAAGCGACATTGCCGTCTGTTGAGAGGGTTTTGGCGGCTTCTTATAAAGTGATGAACCTGTAA
- a CDS encoding pyruvate dehydrogenase complex dihydrolipoamide acetyltransferase, with protein MPFTLTMPKLSPTMEEGMIVKWHKKEGDRVNANDVLLEVATDKATVEHGALDEGWLRKIIVKEGEEAKVNQPIAIFTAEQNESIEGYKPEGLQPETKAVQEESKAEEKTDVPAEAKGGVGSIRQPSFVPEPPLEHYEFEGVTENSKRVLSSPLARKLAKERGLDLTTVKGTGPNQRIMSRDLERAQSTGVVAFGRRVQPTKKPGSYHEESLTPMRKVIAQRLQDAKTFIPHIYVEQTVNAMLLDQTRDQLRNVDVKVSFNDFVVKACALALVEHPNVNSGFNSANQTIIRFDTIDISIAVSVSGGLIAPIVRHANYKNLGEISLEIRQLARRAKDGKLDASEYKGGSFTVSNLGMYGVTAFKAIINPPQAAILAVSGIQNVPVIQNGVVVPGKIMNICLSADHRVVDGVAAAEFVKTVQKYLENPASLLF; from the coding sequence ATGCCATTTACTTTGACTATGCCAAAACTTTCACCAACTATGGAAGAAGGAATGATTGTTAAATGGCATAAAAAAGAAGGGGATCGCGTTAACGCTAATGATGTGTTGCTAGAGGTAGCAACGGATAAGGCAACGGTTGAGCACGGGGCTTTAGATGAAGGGTGGTTACGCAAAATTATCGTGAAAGAAGGGGAAGAAGCCAAAGTTAACCAACCTATTGCTATTTTCACAGCAGAACAAAATGAAAGCATCGAGGGTTACAAGCCCGAGGGATTGCAGCCGGAAACGAAAGCTGTCCAAGAAGAATCGAAGGCTGAAGAAAAAACGGACGTTCCTGCTGAGGCTAAGGGGGGTGTGGGATCCATTAGACAGCCCTCATTTGTGCCAGAGCCTCCGCTTGAACATTATGAATTTGAAGGTGTCACAGAAAATTCTAAACGTGTTTTATCATCACCTCTTGCTCGCAAGCTTGCGAAGGAGCGTGGGCTAGACCTGACGACGGTTAAAGGAACAGGGCCCAATCAAAGGATTATGAGCCGTGATTTGGAAAGAGCGCAATCCACGGGTGTGGTCGCTTTTGGAAGACGTGTGCAGCCCACTAAAAAGCCGGGATCGTATCATGAAGAATCTTTGACGCCTATGCGAAAGGTAATTGCTCAGAGACTTCAAGATGCCAAAACATTTATTCCGCATATCTACGTGGAGCAAACCGTAAATGCTATGCTTTTAGATCAAACACGTGACCAATTGCGTAACGTCGATGTGAAGGTCTCTTTTAATGATTTTGTGGTGAAGGCCTGCGCTTTAGCGCTTGTCGAACATCCAAATGTCAACAGTGGTTTTAATTCTGCAAATCAAACGATTATTCGTTTCGATACGATCGATATTTCCATCGCTGTGAGTGTTTCAGGTGGACTAATTGCACCCATTGTACGGCATGCGAATTATAAAAATTTGGGAGAGATCTCTCTGGAGATTCGACAGTTAGCCAGAAGGGCCAAAGATGGCAAGCTAGACGCGTCAGAATATAAAGGTGGATCTTTTACTGTTTCGAATTTAGGCATGTATGGCGTAACTGCTTTTAAAGCGATTATTAATCCACCCCAAGCGGCTATTTTAGCTGTAAGCGGTATTCAAAATGTCCCTGTGATTCAGAATGGGGTAGTTGTTCCTGGAAAAATCATGAATATTTGCCTGTCAGCTGACCATCGAGTGGTGGATGGTGTGGCAGCAGCTGAATTTGTGAAAACAGTTCAAAAATATCTAGAAAATCCAGCGTCCCTTCTTTTTTAA
- a CDS encoding dicarboxylate/amino acid:cation symporter, translating into MAQKRKYNANIGFAIAVLAGLLAGYMNLPWIDQGASIVSEIFINLLKLVSLPIIFLSIVATASGMKSAHDIRFMGLKVLKYTLMTTIFAATVALILYVLIDPTSSQIAVQFTDAPKTNQTGYLTYLLNAIPSNIVQPFSENNVIGVLFLAMLFSFATLSLPNDKRELLHSFFSGLYAAIMKITTWIVWLMPFAIFAFLTLFIRDMREGLEIKSLALYLSCVVIANLVQGLLILPVFLKIKKISPFQTAKGMFPALSLAFFSKSSSATLPLAMKCAEDRLKISREVAGFSFPLCTTINMNGCAAFILTTVLFVSMNAGVVFTPIEMIAWIFIATIAAVGNAGVPMGCYFLASAFLATMNVPLNVLGVILPFYTLIDMLETAINVWSDSCVTTVVHHEIAELAAAKNEQGTPFPNLVQG; encoded by the coding sequence ATGGCGCAAAAAAGAAAATATAATGCGAACATAGGCTTTGCTATTGCTGTGCTCGCTGGACTCTTGGCAGGTTATATGAATTTGCCGTGGATAGATCAAGGAGCTTCCATTGTTTCAGAGATTTTTATTAATTTACTTAAACTTGTCAGCCTTCCTATTATTTTTCTCTCTATTGTAGCGACAGCATCAGGTATGAAGAGTGCGCATGACATTCGTTTTATGGGATTAAAGGTCCTCAAATATACCTTAATGACAACCATTTTTGCCGCGACTGTCGCACTCATTTTATACGTTTTAATTGATCCAACAAGCTCTCAGATAGCTGTTCAGTTTACTGATGCTCCGAAGACTAATCAGACTGGTTACTTAACCTATTTGCTAAATGCTATTCCAAGCAACATCGTCCAGCCATTCAGTGAAAACAATGTGATCGGGGTCCTTTTCTTAGCCATGCTATTCAGCTTTGCAACACTAAGTTTACCAAATGATAAAAGAGAATTACTCCATTCCTTCTTTTCAGGTCTTTATGCAGCGATTATGAAAATTACGACTTGGATTGTATGGTTAATGCCTTTTGCAATCTTTGCTTTTTTGACATTGTTTATTCGTGATATGCGTGAAGGACTTGAAATCAAAAGTTTAGCACTTTATCTGTCTTGTGTTGTGATCGCAAATCTTGTACAAGGATTGCTCATTTTACCTGTATTTTTAAAGATCAAAAAGATCTCTCCTTTTCAAACAGCTAAGGGAATGTTTCCGGCGTTATCCTTGGCATTCTTTTCAAAATCCTCAAGTGCAACATTGCCTTTAGCAATGAAATGTGCGGAAGACAGACTCAAAATATCCAGAGAGGTTGCTGGTTTTAGCTTCCCTTTATGCACGACAATCAACATGAATGGTTGCGCGGCCTTTATTTTAACGACTGTTTTATTTGTCTCGATGAATGCTGGAGTTGTGTTTACGCCGATTGAGATGATTGCATGGATTTTTATTGCGACAATTGCTGCTGTTGGGAATGCAGGAGTTCCAATGGGATGCTATTTTCTTGCGAGTGCGTTCTTAGCAACGATGAATGTTCCTTTAAATGTATTAGGGGTTATTCTCCCTTTTTATACGTTAATCGATATGCTTGAGACTGCAATCAATGTGTGGTCGGATTCTTGTGTGACAACGGTTGTCCATCATGAAATCGCTGAATTGGCTGCTGCAAAAAATGAGCAGGGCACGCCGTTCCCAAATTTAGTGCAAGGTTAA
- the pdhA gene encoding pyruvate dehydrogenase (acetyl-transferring) E1 component subunit alpha translates to MNETTQYSFFPSDKNEVIALLGKDLLLKALTHMLAIRNFEIRAESAYLQGKIGGFFHSYIGQEAIQVAAVQALGQENWYITSYRCHALALLLGATPEEIMAELYGKATGNARGRGGSMHLYAKRLLGGFGIVAGQVPIATGAAFQIKYSGHKNEVAICFLGDGAVAQGAFHESLNLASLWSLPCIYVIENNFWGMGTAVNRAISFKKLAEDIAPTYNMKAYTFDGMDFFNCYAGFSHVYKEVVETGRPVLIEVLTERFRGHSISDPGLYRTKEQLQKSMQRDPILLMQHALEEHHLIDSEEFKKIDKEYRERAIAAMKYADESPWPNPLSIEEDVYAPSETQT, encoded by the coding sequence GTGAACGAGACAACTCAATATTCCTTTTTTCCTTCGGATAAAAATGAAGTAATTGCACTTCTTGGAAAAGATTTACTTCTGAAAGCACTCACACATATGCTGGCAATTCGCAATTTTGAAATTCGGGCAGAATCTGCTTATCTGCAAGGCAAAATTGGAGGTTTTTTCCATTCTTATATCGGGCAAGAAGCGATTCAGGTTGCCGCTGTTCAAGCTTTGGGACAAGAAAACTGGTACATTACTTCCTATCGTTGTCATGCACTTGCTCTTCTACTGGGAGCAACACCAGAAGAAATTATGGCAGAGTTATATGGAAAAGCAACGGGAAATGCACGTGGCCGTGGAGGTTCAATGCACCTTTATGCGAAAAGGCTGTTAGGAGGTTTTGGAATTGTTGCTGGGCAAGTGCCTATCGCGACAGGGGCGGCTTTTCAAATCAAATACAGTGGACATAAAAATGAGGTGGCGATCTGCTTTTTAGGCGATGGGGCTGTCGCGCAGGGGGCTTTTCACGAATCCTTGAACCTTGCTTCTTTATGGAGCTTACCTTGTATTTATGTGATTGAAAATAATTTTTGGGGAATGGGAACGGCTGTAAATCGCGCTATTTCATTTAAAAAATTAGCTGAGGATATCGCTCCAACCTATAATATGAAAGCCTATACTTTTGATGGGATGGATTTTTTCAATTGTTACGCGGGATTTTCGCATGTTTATAAGGAAGTTGTGGAGACTGGACGTCCTGTCTTAATCGAAGTTTTAACAGAGCGTTTTCGTGGTCATTCGATTTCTGATCCTGGGCTTTATCGTACAAAAGAACAATTGCAAAAGTCGATGCAAAGGGATCCGATCTTATTGATGCAGCATGCCTTGGAAGAACATCATCTGATTGATAGTGAAGAATTCAAAAAAATTGATAAAGAGTACCGCGAAAGAGCGATTGCAGCGATGAAATATGCCGATGAAAGTCCGTGGCCGAATCCCTTATCAATTGAGGAAGATGTGTATGCCCCTTCCGAAACTCAAACTTAA
- the rplK gene encoding 50S ribosomal protein L11, translating to MSKKIVKVIKLQIPAGKANPAPPIGPALGSAGVNIMAFCKEFNAKTQAMAGDILPVVIYVYHDKTFTFICKKPPVAEMLKKAMGIEKGSAIPNRNKVGKITRSQARKIAEAKVQDMNASDLEAATNCVLGTARSMGIELVNE from the coding sequence ATGTCTAAAAAGATTGTTAAAGTGATTAAGCTGCAAATTCCTGCAGGCAAAGCAAACCCAGCACCACCAATTGGTCCGGCTTTGGGTTCTGCTGGCGTCAACATCATGGCGTTCTGCAAAGAGTTTAATGCGAAAACACAAGCGATGGCTGGAGATATCCTGCCAGTAGTGATTTACGTTTATCATGATAAAACGTTTACATTCATTTGTAAAAAGCCTCCTGTTGCTGAAATGCTTAAAAAAGCAATGGGCATTGAAAAAGGGTCTGCTATTCCTAACCGTAACAAAGTAGGTAAGATCACACGTTCGCAAGCAAGAAAAATTGCCGAAGCAAAAGTGCAAGATATGAATGCTAGCGACCTAGAAGCTGCTACAAATTGTGTATTAGGAACAGCACGTTCTATGGGAATTGAACTCGTCAACGAGTAA
- the nusG gene encoding transcription termination/antitermination protein NusG, whose protein sequence is MHKWYVVQAISSQEKKAKKNLEEHREHKGMSELIERVVLPIEKVSEVKNGLQKVVEKRLWPGYLLIKMTLTDESWSYVKNTIGVVDFLGGDQPAALTEKEVDEILKDLEDKKQTVTQRHKFNVGDRVKIVDGVFVNFIGTVTEVFHDKGRLSVLVSIFGRDTRVDDLEFVQVEEISPDAENT, encoded by the coding sequence ATGCATAAATGGTACGTCGTTCAGGCAATCTCTTCGCAAGAAAAAAAAGCGAAAAAAAACCTTGAAGAACATCGTGAGCACAAAGGGATGAGCGAACTCATTGAACGAGTCGTTTTGCCCATCGAAAAAGTCTCAGAAGTAAAAAATGGCTTGCAAAAAGTCGTCGAAAAACGTCTATGGCCCGGATATTTACTGATTAAGATGACACTAACAGATGAATCTTGGAGCTATGTAAAAAATACAATCGGTGTTGTCGACTTTTTGGGTGGTGATCAACCCGCTGCTTTAACTGAAAAAGAAGTGGACGAAATTCTTAAAGACCTTGAAGACAAAAAACAAACCGTTACTCAGCGCCACAAATTTAATGTGGGCGACCGCGTAAAAATCGTAGATGGTGTGTTTGTTAACTTTATTGGAACTGTGACGGAAGTCTTCCATGATAAAGGGCGTTTAAGTGTTCTCGTTTCCATTTTTGGTCGTGATACACGTGTAGATGATTTGGAGTTTGTTCAGGTTGAAGAAATTTCACCGGATGCAGAAAACACATAA
- a CDS encoding FliO/MopB family protein: MRLSTLYMIFLCLLFSISSWADEASSSDVKLHVPANSSASQSKATEPSTFDEVFQQELKKDEGEGDSHFWKNFIYMLFVLGLLVSMLLFLSWAMKKMVYTRLLQDNATSMIKILDRRSLSPKSMLYVVEVEGKQLILGESLHGVTKLAEKNLASDFSIADEETQESLKKLSDKRNG, from the coding sequence ATGCGCTTGTCTACCTTGTATATGATTTTTTTATGCCTGCTTTTTTCAATCTCGAGTTGGGCTGACGAGGCCTCAAGCTCAGATGTAAAGCTTCACGTCCCAGCTAATTCATCTGCTTCTCAAAGTAAAGCAACGGAACCTTCCACTTTTGATGAGGTTTTCCAGCAAGAGTTAAAAAAAGATGAGGGAGAAGGGGATTCTCATTTTTGGAAAAATTTTATTTACATGCTCTTTGTCCTGGGGCTTCTTGTGTCGATGCTGCTATTTCTCTCATGGGCTATGAAAAAAATGGTCTACACGCGTCTATTGCAGGATAATGCGACAAGTATGATTAAAATACTAGATCGTCGTTCTTTAAGTCCAAAATCGATGCTCTATGTTGTGGAAGTGGAGGGGAAGCAGCTCATTCTTGGGGAATCTTTACACGGTGTAACCAAATTGGCTGAGAAAAATTTGGCCTCCGATTTTTCCATTGCGGATGAAGAAACTCAAGAGTCTTTGAAAAAATTAAGTGATAAAAGAAATGGGTGA
- the infA gene encoding translation initiation factor IF-1, which translates to MPKEDTLKLEGTVEELLPNMTFRVTLENGLVVIAHLCGKMRMKNIRVLVGDKVNVEMSPYDLTKGRIVFRQK; encoded by the coding sequence ATGCCAAAAGAAGATACCCTTAAACTAGAAGGTACAGTAGAAGAGCTACTGCCTAACATGACATTTCGCGTAACTTTAGAAAATGGATTGGTCGTGATCGCTCATTTATGCGGAAAAATGCGAATGAAGAATATCCGTGTCCTCGTAGGGGATAAAGTGAATGTTGAAATGTCTCCTTACGATCTAACCAAAGGGCGCATTGTATTTCGTCAAAAATAA